Proteins co-encoded in one Cucurbita pepo subsp. pepo cultivar mu-cu-16 chromosome LG15, ASM280686v2, whole genome shotgun sequence genomic window:
- the LOC111811867 gene encoding uncharacterized protein LOC111811867, whose product MESALIRTVSVPVLSSAVAASSSFSNYKPLYGALSGQNSSISSPKISLHFEINHRRGKNWSGIRRAASESDISRSLHEVSSPYDQFGGFRSRYWSVPSEIPEDEFLNQDEFHRGSFADTEFLNSGIVSGDGGDFVADKFTDGSSESSKIRAYYEEMLKSNPSDALILRNYGKFLHEVEKDSKRAEECYSRAILASPRDGELLALYGKLVWDTQRDKRRAQYYFDRAVCASPNDCLVIGYYAHFLWLVEDDEEEAMAVAPAPAPALVAAF is encoded by the exons ATGGAATCCGCTCTCATCAGAACCGTTTCCGTTCCCGTCCTCTCGTCGGCCGTCGCCGCTTCTTCGTCCTTCTCCAATTACAAACCGTTGTATGGAGCTCTCTCCGGCCAGAACAGTTCCATTTCATCTCCGAAGATCTCTCTGCATTTTGAGATCAATCATCGCAGAGGAAAGAACTGGAGTGGTATTCGAAGAGCGGCATCGGAGAGCGACATATCGCGATCTCTCCACGAGGTTTCGAGTCCGTATGATCAATTCGGTGGATTCAGATCTCGATATTGGTCCGTTCCTTCCGAAATACCAGAGGATGAGTTTCTGAACCAGGATGAATTTCACCGTGGTTCATTTGCGGACACTGAATTTCTAAATTCCGGAATCGTAAGCGGCGATGGCGGTGATTTTGTAGCAGATAAATTTACGGATGGAAGTAGTGAATCTAGTAAGATCAGAGCGTACTACGAAGAGATGCTGAAATCGAACCCTAGCGACGCTCTGATATTGAGAAACTACGGAAAATTCTTACACGAG GTTGAGAAAGATAGTAAACGAGCAGAGGAATGCTACAGCAGAGCAATACTGGCAAGTCCAAGAGACGGAGAATTGCTGGCTCTATACGGTAAATTAGTATGGGATACTCAAAGAGACAAGCGAAGAGCTCAATATTACTTCGATCGTGCCGTGTGTGCCTCCCCTAACGACTG TTTGGTGATAGGATATTACGCTCATTTCTTGTGGCTGGTAGAAGACGATGAGGAGGAAGCGATGGCGGTGGCTCCGGCGCCGGCGCCGGCTCTGGTTGCGGCGTTTTAA